Proteins encoded together in one Thalassotalea crassostreae window:
- a CDS encoding alpha/beta hydrolase, whose product MLYRDLELENLEREYSPSSCIEDINIFIKEYIERSKDALIWAQQLGKVETNISYGNNVDEQLDLFLPTQGNSRKLQVYIHGGYWQELSKNESSFAANNFQQHGCYYAVLNYSLAPNATMTEIVAQNCKAIAWLYNNAERFGFDKNEIYISGSSAGAHLALMVTQMSGQYIQGVCAVSGIYDIRPIALTYINEPLQLTDNEIEQYSPLFCSKQLSMPMIYAVGENETNEFKRQSQEMADKHNSYSQVIKSRNHFDVILDLADEKSWLCKQVFEQMGLA is encoded by the coding sequence TTTAGAAAGAGAGTATTCTCCTAGTAGTTGTATTGAAGATATCAATATATTCATCAAAGAATATATAGAGCGCAGTAAAGACGCGTTAATTTGGGCGCAGCAACTTGGCAAGGTCGAAACCAATATTAGCTACGGCAATAATGTCGATGAACAATTAGATTTATTTTTACCAACTCAAGGTAATAGTCGCAAGTTACAGGTCTATATTCACGGCGGGTATTGGCAAGAACTTAGCAAGAATGAGTCATCTTTTGCGGCAAATAATTTCCAGCAACATGGTTGTTATTATGCAGTACTAAATTATTCTCTAGCGCCAAATGCTACGATGACAGAAATCGTTGCTCAAAACTGTAAGGCTATCGCTTGGTTATATAACAATGCCGAGCGATTTGGCTTTGATAAAAACGAAATTTATATTTCGGGCAGTTCAGCTGGAGCACATTTGGCCCTTATGGTTACGCAAATGTCTGGCCAGTATATTCAAGGAGTATGTGCAGTCAGCGGCATATACGATATTCGTCCGATTGCACTGACTTATATCAATGAACCATTACAGTTGACGGATAATGAAATTGAACAATATAGTCCTTTGTTTTGTTCAAAACAGTTATCAATGCCGATGATATATGCCGTTGGTGAAAATGAAACCAATGAATTTAAGCGACAAAGCCAAGAGATGGCAGATAAACACAACTCGTATAGTCAGGTAATTAAAAGTCGTAATCATTTTGATGTAATACTGGACTTGGCGGACGAAAAAAGCTGGCTTTGTAAGCAGGTGTTTGAACAAATGGGGTTGGCATAG